Proteins encoded in a region of the Streptomyces sp. NBC_01298 genome:
- a CDS encoding MFS transporter, translating to MFGTVNTYRRVIALTGPLLPLISFLARLPVAMSQFGSVLLVAETSGSLATAGIVGGTLSAGQVVFGPVLGRLADRHGQRSVVLTAAAVNAVATAALVAGALSELATVPLAAIGFVTGASVPLIGPLARTRSVALAHRAKSDEGVVGAIHSLEGTLDEVSFVFGPALVGLATLVLHPAVALGGAAALVAVFGSLYALHPTAAVTAGVPAGAGRKKDRVRVRPPRVVFAVRGSLALQGAMFGACQAGIAALTAQLGVPGQAGIVYAAMGVVSAAVGLSLGALPARFGLRLRWRWATAAALVLSVPLLFTQTLWPLYAVVTVLGAAYAPHLITAFAITERAVSPSRLAESMAFATSSLVAGQAASLAVSGRLAEWYGPSAAFAVAVGAAALCLVLALVTRVPSGRTHAPVVAGGGARPDAFVEGAAYAGH from the coding sequence GTGTTTGGAACCGTCAACACCTATCGAAGAGTCATTGCCCTGACCGGGCCCCTACTCCCGCTCATCTCCTTCCTCGCCCGACTGCCCGTCGCGATGTCGCAGTTCGGCAGCGTCCTCCTCGTCGCCGAGACCAGCGGCTCCCTCGCCACCGCGGGCATAGTCGGCGGCACCCTCTCCGCCGGACAGGTGGTCTTCGGACCCGTCCTGGGCCGGCTCGCCGACCGTCACGGGCAGCGTTCCGTCGTCCTGACGGCCGCCGCCGTCAACGCGGTGGCGACCGCCGCCCTGGTGGCCGGGGCGCTCTCCGAGCTCGCCACCGTCCCGCTCGCCGCGATCGGCTTCGTCACCGGGGCCTCCGTCCCGCTGATCGGCCCGCTCGCCCGTACCCGCTCCGTGGCGCTGGCCCACCGCGCCAAGTCCGACGAGGGCGTCGTGGGCGCCATCCACTCCCTCGAAGGCACCCTGGACGAGGTCTCCTTCGTCTTCGGGCCCGCCCTCGTGGGGCTGGCCACCCTCGTCCTGCACCCGGCCGTCGCCCTCGGCGGCGCGGCCGCCCTCGTCGCCGTCTTCGGCAGCCTCTACGCACTGCACCCGACCGCCGCCGTCACGGCCGGAGTGCCCGCGGGAGCCGGCCGGAAGAAGGACCGCGTCCGGGTCCGCCCGCCGCGCGTGGTCTTCGCCGTGCGGGGCTCCCTCGCCCTCCAGGGCGCCATGTTCGGCGCCTGCCAGGCCGGAATCGCCGCCCTGACCGCGCAGTTGGGCGTCCCCGGCCAGGCCGGCATCGTGTACGCGGCCATGGGAGTCGTCAGCGCCGCCGTCGGGCTCTCGCTCGGCGCGCTGCCCGCCCGCTTCGGGCTGCGGCTGCGCTGGCGGTGGGCCACCGCCGCCGCGCTCGTGCTCTCCGTACCGCTGCTCTTCACGCAGACGCTGTGGCCGCTGTACGCGGTCGTCACCGTCCTCGGAGCCGCCTACGCCCCGCACCTGATCACCGCCTTCGCCATCACCGAGCGCGCGGTGAGCCCCAGCCGGCTCGCCGAGTCGATGGCCTTCGCCACCAGCTCGCTGGTCGCCGGACAGGCCGCCTCGCTCGCCGTCTCCGGGCGGCTCGCCGAGTGGTACGGGCCCTCCGCGGCCTTCGCGGTGGCCGTGGGGGCCGCCGCCCTGTGCCTGGTCCTGGCCCTGGTCACCCGGGTGCCGTCGGGCCGTACGCACGCCCCGGTGGTGGCCGGCGGGGGCGCCCGGCCGGACGCCTTCGTGGAAGGCGCCGCCTACGCCGGGCACTGA
- a CDS encoding DUF2867 domain-containing protein, with the protein MRLPRTAHTDRPWRIHEIAGDFRVEDVWELPTPGGPDDLARLVEQFEKGWGQHEAASPAVRVLFAVRWKLGALLGWDKPADGLGGRVPSLRDRLPEDLRANARGSASGSPTFSTVYQTHDEWALETANRTVHGILHIGWVPDEDGAGGYHGRMAILVKPNGLLGALYMVGIKPFRHLGVYPAMLRGIGRAWQAGAGSGAAA; encoded by the coding sequence ATGAGACTGCCCAGAACCGCGCACACCGATCGGCCCTGGCGGATCCACGAGATCGCCGGCGACTTCCGGGTCGAGGACGTGTGGGAGCTCCCGACGCCGGGCGGTCCGGACGACCTCGCACGGCTCGTGGAGCAGTTCGAGAAGGGCTGGGGGCAGCACGAGGCCGCCTCTCCGGCGGTGCGCGTGCTCTTCGCGGTCCGCTGGAAGCTGGGCGCGCTGCTCGGCTGGGACAAGCCCGCCGACGGCCTCGGCGGCCGGGTGCCGAGCCTGCGGGACCGGCTGCCCGAGGACCTGCGGGCGAACGCCCGGGGTTCGGCGTCCGGTTCGCCCACGTTCAGCACCGTCTACCAGACGCATGACGAGTGGGCGCTGGAGACCGCCAACCGGACCGTGCACGGGATCCTGCACATCGGCTGGGTCCCGGACGAGGACGGAGCGGGCGGCTACCACGGCCGGATGGCGATCCTGGTCAAGCCGAACGGACTCCTCGGCGCCCTCTACATGGTGGGCATCAAGCCCTTCCGCCACCTCGGGGTGTACCCGGCGATGCTGCGCGGCATCGGCCGCGCCTGGCAGGCCGGCGCGGGATCCGGCGCGGCGGCCTGA
- a CDS encoding SAV2148 family HEPN domain-containing protein, producing MSSGGLELPPGDGGHEGGPADAAGGTAGAIPAGAVSLAPPEAGGTGKAQAGAGAELDWGADAWSEVRTRAQRAGRAYIWLNLIEQRLRSVVGAVLRPVYEPVHGGDDWVVAAAGPAGQEWVQRAVAVREVSRRKGYLLDSADDNVLSFLTLPQLRELMVQHWPCFEPYFDDRREIEQALDELEVTRNVVSRNRALSRAVLEQAERASARLLEVLGGGAGSPAADRLPIDAVEDLVGDRYADVISVHPDRVRLQRQLPAEDLFGGARRLDAIGIGLNLLVQNFSGRRLVRLAEAGCRVRLLFLNPASSAVKRRERELGLRKGELSRSVEMNILHVRRVRAGLRDPSRFEIHVFDETPRFTAYLVEGESSGIAVVQSYLRRARGMEAPVLVLRGGGRAAPVRPDHEHGLFPTYREEFESIWQDSRPVS from the coding sequence GTGAGCTCGGGAGGTCTGGAGCTGCCCCCTGGTGACGGCGGTCACGAGGGCGGCCCGGCGGACGCCGCGGGCGGGACGGCCGGCGCGATTCCCGCCGGGGCCGTGTCGCTGGCCCCGCCGGAAGCCGGCGGTACCGGGAAGGCGCAGGCGGGAGCCGGCGCCGAGCTGGACTGGGGCGCGGACGCCTGGAGCGAGGTCCGGACCCGGGCCCAGCGCGCCGGCCGTGCGTACATCTGGCTGAACCTGATCGAACAGCGGCTGCGCTCCGTGGTCGGAGCGGTGCTCCGGCCCGTCTACGAGCCCGTGCACGGAGGCGACGACTGGGTGGTGGCCGCGGCCGGCCCCGCCGGCCAGGAGTGGGTGCAGCGGGCGGTCGCCGTACGCGAGGTCAGCCGCCGCAAGGGCTACCTGCTGGACTCCGCCGACGACAACGTGCTGAGCTTCCTCACCCTCCCGCAGCTGCGGGAACTGATGGTCCAGCACTGGCCCTGCTTCGAGCCCTACTTCGACGACCGGCGCGAGATCGAGCAGGCGCTGGACGAGCTGGAGGTCACGCGCAACGTCGTCTCGCGGAACCGGGCCCTGTCCCGGGCCGTCCTGGAACAGGCCGAGCGGGCATCGGCGCGGCTGCTGGAGGTACTGGGCGGCGGCGCGGGCTCCCCGGCGGCGGACCGGCTGCCCATCGACGCCGTCGAGGACCTGGTCGGCGACCGGTACGCGGACGTCATCTCCGTCCACCCGGACCGGGTGCGGCTTCAGCGCCAGCTCCCGGCCGAGGACCTCTTCGGCGGCGCGCGGCGGCTCGACGCCATCGGCATCGGGCTCAACCTGCTGGTCCAGAACTTCTCGGGCCGAAGACTCGTACGCCTCGCGGAGGCCGGCTGCCGGGTGCGGCTGCTGTTCCTCAACCCGGCGAGCAGCGCCGTCAAGCGGCGCGAGCGGGAGCTCGGCCTGCGCAAGGGCGAGCTGAGCCGCTCGGTGGAGATGAACATCCTGCACGTGCGGCGGGTGCGGGCGGGCCTGCGCGACCCCTCGCGCTTCGAGATCCACGTCTTCGACGAGACCCCGCGCTTCACCGCGTACCTGGTGGAGGGCGAGTCCTCGGGCATCGCGGTGGTCCAGTCGTACCTGCGCCGGGCCCGGGGCATGGAGGCGCCGGTCCTCGTCCTGCGCGGCGGCGGGCGGGCCGCACCGGTGCGGCCCGACCACGAGCACGGGCTGTTCCCGACCTACCGCGAGGAATTCGAGTCGATCTGGCAGGACTCCCGCCCGGTGTCCTGA
- the treY gene encoding malto-oligosyltrehalose synthase, which produces MSLPPRTGRPSPDFNRPESDGPPAVIPASTYRLQLRPEFTFGHARAVVPYLASLGVSHLHLSPVLEAVPGSSHGYDVTDHTRVRVELGGEEGLRALAAEARAHDLALVLDIVPNHMALPTPLRLNRPLWEVAREGPGSPYARWFDIDWEAGGGQLLLPVLAEPLDPAEVKVDGRGERAVLRIGELEFPLREGTAGLEPAALLAAQWYRPACWREARTGLNYRRFFTISELIGVRVEDPEVFGATHAKVLELVRDGVAEGLRIDHVDGLADPEGYLRRLRDAVGRDCWVVVEKILAREERLAPAWPVAGTTGYDALYRVDGVLTDPAGAARLDARFRGATGQPRWEVTASAGAREVLTGDLAAELATLERLAGSELAFAVRELLIAYPVYRPYPGDPDLAPEALERAAAEAGAAPVAGVRELLLRDPAFAARFAQTSAALRAKSLEDRAFYRYAPLLSATEVGGDPGAPAVTVAEFHAYCAERAALWPRSGTVLTTHDTKRSADVRARISALSQDPECVPAPAGADPQLAWVAWQTAFGLGADGAAPERADRLAQALLKAVREAALHTTWTEQDPAYEATVPEHLPKAAPEPAGALAQAARANLLGGTLLHLAMPGVPEVYQGSETEYRALVDPDNRRPAVFPRETLARLDAGAAPSGTAEEKLALTAALLRLRRSEPGLFTGYAPLLARGPAAEHCVAFARSAGLVAVATRLAHGLAGAGGWRNTTLPLPPGRWRRLPLPGAAPAASYTGELPLAHLLGEASPVAVLLREDPSPA; this is translated from the coding sequence ATGAGCCTGCCCCCGCGTACCGGTCGCCCGAGTCCCGATTTCAACCGGCCTGAATCCGATGGACCACCGGCCGTCATCCCGGCGTCGACCTACCGCCTTCAGCTGCGCCCCGAGTTCACCTTCGGCCACGCCCGGGCCGTCGTACCGTACCTCGCCTCGCTCGGCGTGTCCCACCTGCACCTGTCCCCCGTGCTGGAGGCGGTGCCCGGTTCCTCCCACGGTTACGACGTCACCGACCACACCCGGGTCCGGGTGGAGCTGGGCGGGGAGGAGGGGCTGCGGGCCCTGGCCGCCGAGGCCCGGGCGCACGACCTCGCACTGGTGCTCGACATCGTGCCGAACCACATGGCGCTGCCTACGCCGCTGCGCCTCAACCGGCCCCTGTGGGAGGTGGCCCGGGAGGGCCCCGGCTCACCGTACGCGCGCTGGTTCGACATCGACTGGGAAGCGGGCGGGGGGCAGCTGCTGCTGCCCGTGCTCGCGGAGCCGCTGGATCCCGCCGAGGTCAAGGTCGACGGGAGGGGCGAGCGGGCCGTCCTGCGGATCGGGGAGCTGGAGTTCCCGCTCCGGGAGGGCACGGCCGGGCTGGAGCCGGCGGCGCTGCTCGCCGCCCAGTGGTACCGGCCCGCGTGCTGGCGGGAGGCCCGGACCGGCCTCAACTACCGACGCTTCTTCACCATTTCGGAGCTGATCGGGGTGCGCGTCGAGGACCCCGAGGTCTTCGGCGCCACCCACGCCAAGGTGCTGGAGCTGGTCCGGGACGGGGTCGCCGAAGGTCTGCGGATCGACCACGTGGACGGACTGGCGGACCCCGAGGGCTACCTGCGGCGGCTGCGGGACGCCGTCGGCCGGGACTGCTGGGTGGTGGTCGAGAAGATCCTGGCCCGCGAGGAACGGCTCGCTCCCGCCTGGCCGGTGGCCGGGACCACCGGGTACGACGCGCTGTACCGGGTGGACGGGGTGCTGACCGACCCGGCCGGGGCCGCACGGCTCGACGCCCGGTTCCGCGGGGCGACCGGGCAGCCCCGGTGGGAGGTGACGGCCTCGGCGGGCGCCCGGGAGGTCCTGACCGGCGACCTGGCCGCGGAGCTCGCCACCCTGGAGCGACTGGCCGGTTCGGAACTGGCCTTTGCCGTACGCGAGTTGCTCATCGCCTACCCCGTCTACCGGCCCTACCCCGGCGATCCGGACCTCGCCCCCGAGGCCCTGGAGCGGGCCGCCGCGGAGGCCGGCGCGGCCCCGGTGGCGGGCGTACGCGAACTCCTGCTGCGGGACCCGGCCTTCGCGGCCCGCTTCGCCCAGACCTCGGCGGCCCTGCGCGCCAAGTCCCTCGAGGACAGGGCCTTCTACCGGTACGCCCCGCTGCTGTCGGCCACCGAGGTGGGCGGGGATCCGGGGGCTCCGGCGGTCACGGTGGCGGAGTTCCACGCGTACTGCGCCGAGCGGGCGGCGCTGTGGCCCCGCTCCGGGACGGTGCTGACCACGCACGACACGAAGCGCAGCGCGGACGTCCGGGCACGGATCTCGGCGCTCTCGCAGGACCCGGAGTGCGTACCGGCCCCGGCCGGGGCGGATCCCCAACTCGCCTGGGTGGCCTGGCAGACGGCGTTCGGACTCGGGGCCGACGGCGCCGCCCCGGAACGCGCCGACCGGCTCGCGCAGGCCCTGCTGAAGGCCGTCCGCGAAGCGGCCCTGCACACCACGTGGACCGAGCAGGACCCCGCCTACGAGGCCACGGTCCCGGAGCACCTCCCGAAGGCCGCCCCGGAGCCGGCCGGCGCCCTGGCGCAGGCGGCCCGCGCCAACCTGCTCGGCGGGACGCTGCTGCACCTGGCGATGCCCGGGGTCCCGGAGGTCTACCAGGGCTCCGAGACGGAGTACCGGGCCCTGGTAGACCCGGACAACCGCAGGCCCGCCGTCTTCCCCCGGGAGACCCTGGCCCGACTGGACGCGGGGGCCGCGCCCTCGGGCACGGCCGAGGAGAAGCTCGCCCTCACCGCCGCCCTGCTGCGGCTGCGGCGGAGCGAGCCCGGCCTGTTCACGGGCTACGCCCCGCTGCTCGCCCGGGGCCCGGCGGCGGAGCACTGCGTGGCCTTCGCCCGCTCGGCCGGCCTGGTGGCGGTGGCCACCCGCCTGGCGCACGGCCTGGCGGGAGCCGGCGGCTGGCGGAACACGACCCTGCCCCTCCCGCCGGGGCGCTGGCGGCGCCTCCCCCTCCCCGGGGCCGCGCCCGCAGCCTCGTACACGGGCGAGCTGCCGCTCGCGCACCTCCTCGGCGAAGCCTCCCCGGTCGCCGTCCTCCTCCGGGAGGACCCGAGCCCGGCGTGA
- the glgX gene encoding glycogen debranching protein GlgX — protein sequence MQVWPGQAYPLGATYDGAGTNFAVYSEAARRIELCLLHDDGSETAIELRETDAFVRHAYLPGIMPGQRYGFRVHGPYEPERGRRCNAAKLLLDPYARAIAGSVDWGEEVYGYHFGRPDSRNDLDSAPKSMSSVVVNPYFDWANDRPPRHEYHHTVLYEAHVKGLTMRHPDLPEELRGTYGALAHPAVIGHLTKLGVTALELMPVHQFVNDHRLVDDGLSNYWGYNTIGFFAPHNGYASGDRGQQVLEFKSAVRALHEAGIEVILDVVYNHTAEGNHLGPTLSFRGLDNASYYRLADDPRHYMDTTGTGNSLLMRSPHVLQLIMDSLRYWVTEMHVDGFRFDLAATLARQFHEVDRLSSFFDLVQQDPVVSQVKLIAEPWDLGEGGYQVGNFPPLWTEWNGKYRDTVRDLWRGQPRTLAEFAGRLTGSSDLYQDDGRRPLASINFTTCHDGFTLNDLVSYNEKHNEANREGNRDGETHNRSWNCGVEGPTEDPEIGELRERQMRNFLATLMLSQGVPMISHGDEFARTQGGNNNAYCQDNELSWVTWPEPGKPEPALLEFTRQMVWLRREHPVFRRRRFFHGRPVEGTHDELSDIAWFTPHGEEMRARDWQAQHARALAVFLNGEAISEPGTRGERITDDSFLLMFNAGAEAQDFTVPAGHGAQWRLVVDTARPEVLAPGTGPQYAAGDRVTLAGRCLVVLQRPA from the coding sequence ATGCAGGTCTGGCCGGGACAGGCGTATCCGCTCGGTGCCACGTATGACGGCGCCGGCACCAATTTCGCGGTCTATTCGGAGGCCGCCCGACGCATCGAACTGTGTCTGCTGCACGACGACGGTTCGGAGACCGCGATCGAGCTGCGCGAGACCGACGCGTTCGTCCGGCACGCCTACCTGCCGGGCATCATGCCCGGTCAGCGCTACGGGTTCCGGGTCCACGGACCCTACGAGCCGGAGCGCGGACGGCGCTGCAACGCGGCGAAGCTGCTCCTGGACCCGTACGCGCGGGCCATCGCGGGCAGCGTCGACTGGGGCGAGGAGGTGTACGGCTACCACTTCGGCCGGCCCGACTCCCGCAACGATCTGGACTCCGCGCCCAAGAGCATGAGTTCGGTCGTGGTCAACCCGTACTTCGACTGGGCCAACGACCGGCCGCCGCGCCACGAGTACCACCACACCGTGCTCTACGAGGCCCACGTGAAGGGCCTGACCATGCGTCACCCGGACCTCCCCGAGGAGCTGCGCGGCACGTACGGGGCGCTCGCGCACCCCGCGGTCATCGGGCACCTGACCAAGCTGGGTGTGACGGCGCTGGAGCTGATGCCGGTCCACCAGTTCGTCAACGACCACCGCCTCGTGGACGACGGGCTCAGCAACTACTGGGGCTACAACACCATCGGCTTCTTCGCCCCGCACAACGGCTACGCCTCGGGCGACCGCGGCCAGCAGGTGCTGGAGTTCAAGTCGGCCGTCCGGGCCCTGCACGAGGCCGGCATCGAGGTGATCCTCGACGTGGTCTACAACCACACCGCCGAGGGGAACCACCTGGGCCCGACCCTGTCCTTCCGGGGGCTGGACAACGCCTCGTACTACCGGCTCGCGGACGATCCGCGGCACTACATGGACACCACGGGCACCGGGAACTCGCTGCTGATGCGTTCCCCGCACGTGCTCCAGCTGATCATGGACTCGCTGCGGTACTGGGTCACCGAGATGCACGTGGACGGCTTCCGCTTCGACCTGGCGGCCACGCTGGCCCGCCAGTTCCACGAGGTGGACCGGCTGTCCTCGTTCTTCGACCTGGTCCAGCAGGATCCGGTGGTCAGCCAGGTCAAGCTGATCGCGGAGCCCTGGGACCTGGGCGAAGGCGGCTACCAAGTGGGCAACTTCCCGCCGCTGTGGACCGAGTGGAACGGCAAGTACCGCGATACCGTACGGGACTTGTGGCGCGGGCAGCCGCGCACGCTCGCGGAGTTCGCGGGCCGGCTGACTGGCTCCTCCGACCTCTACCAGGACGACGGCCGGCGGCCGCTGGCCTCGATCAACTTCACCACCTGCCACGACGGTTTCACCCTGAACGACCTGGTCTCGTACAACGAGAAGCACAACGAGGCCAACCGCGAGGGCAACCGGGACGGCGAGACGCACAACCGGTCCTGGAACTGCGGGGTGGAGGGGCCGACGGAGGACCCGGAGATCGGGGAGCTGCGCGAGCGCCAGATGCGCAACTTCCTTGCCACGCTGATGCTTTCGCAGGGCGTGCCGATGATCAGCCACGGCGACGAGTTCGCCCGGACCCAGGGCGGCAACAACAACGCCTACTGCCAGGACAACGAACTGTCGTGGGTGACCTGGCCGGAGCCCGGCAAACCCGAGCCCGCGCTGCTGGAGTTCACCCGGCAGATGGTGTGGCTGCGGCGCGAGCACCCGGTGTTCCGGCGGCGCCGGTTCTTCCACGGCCGTCCCGTGGAGGGCACGCACGACGAGCTCTCGGACATCGCGTGGTTCACCCCGCACGGCGAGGAGATGCGGGCCCGTGACTGGCAGGCGCAGCACGCGCGGGCGCTGGCGGTGTTCCTGAACGGGGAGGCCATCTCGGAGCCGGGCACCCGCGGGGAGCGGATCACCGACGACTCGTTCCTCCTGATGTTCAACGCGGGTGCGGAGGCCCAGGACTTCACGGTCCCGGCCGGGCACGGCGCGCAGTGGCGGCTGGTCGTGGACACGGCGCGTCCGGAGGTACTGGCACCCGGTACCGGGCCGCAGTACGCGGCCGGGGACCGGGTGACCCTGGCAGGACGGTGTCTGGTGGTGCTTCAGCGCCCGGCATAG
- a CDS encoding M14 family zinc carboxypeptidase: MTLIRDMCYPTPHELALAARALADEHPALARLRRIGASRAGEPLWLLSVGSTATATTGGSTAPNVLVVAGAHANEPVGGATALALARHLIRVPAAGTTWHFLLCADPDGAALHRTPRPYSLLDYHRNFFRPPGPEQPEWAPSLLPPDRLPPETLALTRLIDELRPALQVSLHGTDLGGSWVQLTRDIPGLAEPFGKSAAELRIPVETSASDASGWPSPGAGIFVMPQPGTTADGPFHPEDTRLSTWYHAHRHAGTTAIVEVPMWASDLVDDPAPHPDPRAALRVLAGRLTADAARVAALREGAAGGTDPAAAALLRAVDWTLALIPRITAEWTGPGAPAEATAAYIGSIDAFGRRLSLRAAAMLLRVLRAEGHPTAPAVDRLVTGWCEEFADRFQARWVPVATQVEHQSRVVLAAYDRLVAAGR; the protein is encoded by the coding sequence GTGACCCTCATCCGTGACATGTGCTACCCCACACCCCACGAACTGGCCCTGGCCGCCCGCGCCCTGGCCGATGAACACCCCGCCCTGGCCCGGCTCCGCCGGATCGGCGCGTCCCGGGCCGGGGAGCCCCTGTGGCTGCTCTCCGTGGGCTCCACGGCGACGGCCACGACCGGCGGCTCGACCGCTCCGAACGTGCTCGTCGTCGCCGGCGCCCACGCCAACGAGCCCGTGGGCGGGGCCACCGCCCTCGCGCTGGCCCGCCACCTGATCCGTGTACCCGCCGCCGGAACCACCTGGCACTTCCTGCTCTGCGCCGACCCCGACGGCGCGGCCCTGCACCGCACGCCCCGCCCGTACTCCCTGCTCGACTACCACCGGAACTTCTTCCGGCCTCCCGGTCCCGAACAGCCCGAGTGGGCGCCGTCTTTACTGCCCCCGGACCGCCTCCCGCCGGAGACCCTCGCCCTGACCCGGCTCATCGACGAACTCCGGCCCGCCCTCCAGGTCTCCCTGCACGGAACCGATCTCGGCGGCTCCTGGGTGCAGCTGACGCGGGACATACCGGGTCTCGCCGAGCCCTTCGGCAAATCGGCCGCCGAGCTGCGCATTCCCGTGGAGACCAGCGCCTCGGACGCCTCGGGCTGGCCCTCGCCGGGGGCGGGGATCTTCGTGATGCCCCAGCCCGGGACCACAGCCGACGGGCCGTTCCACCCCGAGGACACCCGGCTCAGCACCTGGTACCACGCCCACCGGCACGCCGGCACGACCGCGATCGTCGAAGTCCCCATGTGGGCCTCGGACCTGGTGGACGACCCGGCCCCGCATCCCGACCCCCGCGCCGCCCTGCGCGTCCTGGCCGGCCGGCTCACCGCCGACGCCGCCCGGGTGGCGGCCCTGCGCGAGGGCGCGGCCGGCGGTACGGATCCGGCCGCCGCGGCCCTGCTGCGCGCGGTGGACTGGACGCTCGCGCTGATCCCCCGGATCACCGCCGAGTGGACGGGCCCCGGGGCCCCCGCCGAGGCGACGGCGGCGTACATCGGCAGCATCGACGCCTTCGGCCGAAGGCTCTCGCTGCGCGCGGCCGCGATGCTGCTGCGGGTGCTGCGCGCCGAGGGGCACCCGACGGCGCCGGCCGTGGACCGGCTGGTCACGGGGTGGTGCGAGGAGTTCGCGGACCGCTTCCAGGCACGCTGGGTCCCGGTGGCCACGCAGGTGGAGCACCAGTCCCGGGTCGTCCTGGCCGCCTACGACCGGCTCGTGGCGGCGGGCCGGTAG
- a CDS encoding exonuclease domain-containing protein: MGDRAGDWMGDWHGGPMVAFDLETTGTDTESDRIVTAAVLTVGPDGQVARERTWLVDPGVPIPEQASAIHGISTDHARSRGMAAAPAIEEITRTLVEALSSGTPLVVMNARYDLTLLDRECRRHGIRPLGERWPGTTAPPVIDPLVLDKHADRYRKGRRTLQALCEHYGVSLEAAHDAGADALAAARAARRMGAVHAAIGTVALADLHELQIRAAAEQAASLQSYLRRTTDPEAIVERAWPVVPYRI, encoded by the coding sequence ATGGGGGACCGGGCGGGGGACTGGATGGGGGACTGGCACGGCGGGCCGATGGTGGCCTTCGACCTGGAGACCACGGGCACCGACACCGAATCCGACCGGATCGTGACGGCGGCCGTCCTCACGGTCGGCCCGGACGGTCAGGTGGCCCGCGAGCGGACCTGGCTGGTCGACCCGGGCGTGCCGATCCCGGAGCAGGCCTCGGCGATCCACGGCATCTCCACGGACCACGCCCGCTCGCGGGGGATGGCGGCGGCCCCGGCGATCGAGGAGATCACCCGGACGCTCGTGGAGGCGCTGAGCTCGGGAACCCCGCTGGTGGTGATGAACGCGCGGTACGACCTGACCCTGCTGGACCGCGAGTGCCGCCGCCACGGGATCCGCCCGCTGGGCGAGCGCTGGCCGGGTACGACCGCGCCGCCCGTCATCGACCCCCTGGTCCTGGACAAGCACGCGGACCGCTACCGCAAGGGCCGGCGCACCCTCCAGGCCCTCTGCGAGCACTACGGGGTGAGCCTGGAAGCGGCGCACGACGCGGGCGCGGACGCGCTGGCGGCGGCCCGCGCCGCTCGGCGGATGGGCGCCGTGCACGCGGCGATAGGGACGGTCGCCCTGGCGGACCTGCACGAGCTCCAGATCCGCGCGGCGGCCGAACAGGCGGCCTCGCTGCAGAGCTACCTGCGGCGCACCACGGACCCCGAGGCGATAGTCGAGCGGGCCTGGCCCGTGGTGCCGTACCGGATCTGA
- a CDS encoding phosphotransferase enzyme family protein, translating into MDEARARQALTAAGLAGAGSPAPRLLALGENAVFALGDDLVAKVGREAALLPRAELELAVAGWLAESGVPAVRAAEPEPRLVDGHPVTLWHRLPDAVRPAGPEDLAALLRRIHALPAPPFVLPPRDLLGGVERWLRLAGGAIDPADAAYLRARRDGYASQVAALTPHLAPGPIHGDALPRNVHVGPDGPVLVDLETVSADLREHDLVVMALSRDRYALPGAAYEEFTAAYGWDVRDWEGCAVLRGARETASCAWVSQHAPANPKALAEFRRRVTSLREGDPEIRWHAF; encoded by the coding sequence CCGGCTGCTGGCCCTCGGCGAGAACGCCGTCTTCGCGCTCGGCGACGACCTGGTCGCCAAGGTCGGCCGGGAGGCGGCGCTGCTGCCGCGGGCCGAGCTGGAACTCGCCGTGGCGGGCTGGCTCGCGGAGTCCGGGGTCCCCGCGGTCCGCGCGGCCGAACCGGAGCCGCGGCTGGTGGACGGGCACCCGGTGACCTTGTGGCACCGGCTCCCCGACGCGGTCCGCCCGGCCGGCCCGGAAGACCTCGCAGCGCTGCTGCGGCGGATCCACGCCCTGCCCGCGCCCCCCTTCGTCCTGCCCCCGCGCGATCTGCTGGGCGGGGTCGAGCGCTGGCTGCGGCTGGCGGGCGGGGCGATCGATCCGGCGGACGCGGCGTACCTGCGGGCCCGCCGCGACGGGTACGCCTCCCAGGTCGCCGCCCTCACCCCGCACCTCGCGCCGGGCCCGATCCACGGCGACGCGCTGCCCCGCAACGTGCACGTGGGCCCGGACGGGCCGGTCCTCGTGGACCTGGAGACGGTCTCCGCCGACCTGCGCGAGCACGACCTGGTGGTGATGGCCCTCTCCCGAGACCGGTACGCCCTGCCGGGCGCGGCGTACGAGGAGTTCACGGCGGCGTACGGCTGGGACGTGCGCGACTGGGAGGGCTGCGCGGTCCTGCGCGGCGCCCGCGAAACGGCCAGCTGCGCCTGGGTCTCCCAGCACGCCCCGGCCAACCCGAAGGCCCTGGCCGAGTTCCGCCGCCGGGTGACCTCCCTGCGCGAGGGCGACCCGGAAATCCGCTGGCACGCCTTCTAG